GTCAGCTACACCTCGGATACCACCACAATGGCAGCCACCCTACTATTCAGTCTGGCTATCGTCACTCCGGTATTACGCCTCGGACATAGCGTCGACTATATCCGCACTGGACGTGCTGCTGCCGGACGTCTAAAAGAATTTCTGCAACAGCCATTGTTGCCGCGCGGCAAAATCCACGCCATTAAAAACCCGCCCATACTACTTATTAACCATGCCACCCTACTCCAGCAAGACCAGCCAGTATGGCAGGATCTTAGCCATACCTTTGCCGCCGGTGCCCTTACCGCCATCACTGGCCCCAGTGGCGCCGGAAAAACCAGCTTATTAAATGCATTGGCTGGACTGGTCACCCTGAGTGCCGGTTCCGTTCAACTGGGTCAGACCGATATTACTGCCCTACATGAAACAACCATTCACCAACACATACTGCTGATTCCGCAAGGCTACGACGTACTCAACAGCAGTGTGCACACCAACTTAGCACTGACCGCACCGCAAGCCAGCCAAAAAGCCATGCAACAGGCATTAGCCAAAGCACAGCTGAGTACAGATTTAGCCACACCAGCCAGCAGTCTATCTGGAGGAGAAAAACAACGTCTGAATATAGCTCGTGCCTTTCTCAGCTCAGCCAGCGTTATTCTATTGGATGAGCCCACAAGCGCACTTGATGAGCAACATGCACAAGCAGTTTTTCAATCATTGTGCGAACTGGCACACAGCACACACAAAACCATCGTTGTGGTCACCCATCAGCAAGCACTGGCTGAACAGGCAGATGCACAACTGGTATTACCTCATGGCAGGAGCGCGGCATGAACACCACCACTACGCAGCAACCACATCTACTAGAAGTGATTCCCGCGGCCACCAGACCTCGCCTGCTGATTGTCAGCATCGGCTGGATATTGGCTGCCGCCGCAGAAGCTTACGCCTATACCTTACTGGCACTGGCCATCGTTAACCAGCAATCGCCTAAATGGGTACTTTGCAGCGCTCTGCTGGCCAGCATCATCACCATCGTAGTCACCCGCAACGGTTTTCTAACCGGCGTACGGCTAGCCGGTGATTTATTTGCTGCACTGGGACAAGCCCTGTCTAGCGCCAAACTGTCCTGGTTTAACGACCAGCGCCGTGCCATGCTCAGCAAAACCGCCGGACAGGAAATTCCCAACTTCATGAGCATACCGGCGCACCAGCTACAAACATTTTTGCATGCCCCCTGTCTGCCCCTATTTATCTGCATCGGGCTGGCTTTCGTAGCCGATGCCGGCACCATGCTGGTTGCATTAACCATGATTGCCATCGCTTTTGCTATTCAGTTGTGGGCACAGTATGACCTAAACAAAACTGATGCCCGCCGCCATCAGACCGAGCTAGAAAGCACCACCGCCACCATCGAATTGGTTGAGCACCTCACCCTGCTGCGCACCGCCGCCAGCCCAGCCCGTGCACTCGATTCCATTCAGCAAAAATGGACACAACAGGAAAACCTACTGAATAAAATCAACCGCAGCGCCGCATGGGCCAGCCTGATAGCCACTATTGCCAACGTCCTGCCCATGGCCGGCATGGCACTGTATTGCATCCTGTCCGGCATCAGTGATGAGCACCTGATACTGGCCACCATACTGCTGATGGGACGCGCCGGCGCACCATTAAGCGAACTGGCCACAGCCGGATTAAGTATCAACGACTTAATCGCCACGCTACGCCATTTCCAGCAGCTTACTCATCCGCCAGTACTGCCTGAAGCAGCCGAAACCCGCACACCACACCAGCCCCGCCTCAGCCTGCACAACATCGTTGCTACCCCCAGTTCCACAGCTGTGACTACAGATATACCAGCCGGCGCGCGCCTACATGTAGCCGGTATCAGCGGCAGCGGCAAAAGCACCTTGCTGCAACTGTGCATGAGATTTGACGATCCCACACAGGGCGAAATCCGGTTGGACGGCATCCCCCTGCCACAACTAACCTTTCAAACACTGGTAAATAACATGGCTTATGTTGCCCAAAACCCAATCATCTTTACCGGCACACTGGCAGAAAACATCCGCATCGGCCGCTTTGAAGCCAGCGATGCCGAAATCGAAGCCATTGCCAGAAAATGCCAGCTGGGCGCCGTGATAGACCGTGCCGAAACCGGCATTAATCAAAGCGTTGGTCAACAAGGCTCAGCCCTGTCTGGCGGCGAGCAGCAGCGCGTGGCCATTGCCCGCGCTCTGATTAAAAACGCTCCTATACTGATACTCGACGAGGCCACCTCAGCTCTGGATGAACATACTGAACAGCAACTGATAAACACCATACTTGAACAATGCACTACCCTAATATTAGTGTCTCATCGCAGCTCTGCCCCGTGGCAGCCTACACAGACACTGAATATGTCCTGATAGCGATGGATGAAATAGGCTTTAAAAAAGCAGCGCCGATTAACATCCAGCAAAGCTGAGCCCTATGCACATAGAAGAAAATACTTTCAGCAACACAAATGCGTCCGGAAGGAACACCTCTGCCACGATAAAGTTCAGCCATCGCACCTTAAACATCGGCCACAGTGTCATCCATCAGATTCGCATATCCTTTTTGGATACAACGGTACTGCATGAGCTATGCCAGTCACACAGCATTTTATTGCCTGAACCCATCCGCCACAGCCGACCCAAACGCCAACTCGAATTCGTGGCTGGACGGCTGGCGGCACAATATGCATTACAGCCATTTGGCTATCGTCATATCACCCTTGCCACTGGTACCTGCGGAGAACCGCTTTTTCCTGAATCACTCCAAGGCAGTATCAGCCACAGCATTTATGCCCAGCACTGCACAGCCGTAGCCAGCGTACAAAAAATACAGCCTGCACAGCCCTATATGGGTATCGACATCGAACACCAGCAACATCAACACAACCTAGATACTCGCCCAAATAGGCTGAATCTTTTTCTGCATCCGCGCGAACAGCAGCTCATTGCCACGCAGATTAGCCCACAGCAGGCACTACTAATCTTTTCGGCCAAAGAAAGCATCATCAAAGCTTGGTTTCACCGATATCAGCACCTCATCAGTTTCAGTGCCATTACTTACCAAACCGCCGATAGCCACAAGCTTATTTTTCAGGTACACGCACAGCCAGCAGCACCGCAACTGGCTATTGTCCATTACCGCTTCAGCCAACAGGAAATCATCACCCTCGCCTGCATTTGACACCAACCTGTGGCAGTTTTTCTTCAAACACAATCAAACCAGCTAAATAAACACATATCAATTGATAATGATAATTGTTTGCATTAATATAACAAAACTTACATAGCTTGATTTTTCTGAATTTTTAATTACAGCACGGTCAGTATCAACCCCACAGGTAACCCAAATGACGACACAAAAATCCAGCGCTTCCCAGTCCCTGATTTCAAATTATCAGAATCAACTGGCCTGTTTCGCCAGCAGAAATCACCACATCTATGCACAGCATCTGATTCACCAAATCCATATGCCCGTGAATTCCGATACCCCTTTTAACCAGCAGATAACTGACTGTTTCAATTTCATCAAAGCCCAAGGGTATCCCCACCCCATTCTTATCGGTGCCATCCCCTTTGACACCAACCAAAATGCCACCCTTAATTTCTACAGCGAATTTGAGCAGACCACACCAAACTCAGCTCAACAACCAGCACACACAGCAGCACCCAACACCATGTTGCATCAGAAAAAACTGGTTGAACGTCCGGTATTTGAACACAGCGTCAAGCTAGCCTTAAAAGCCATGAACAGCGGGAATATGCAGAAAATTGTGTTATCACAGGCCACAGAATTCGAATTCAACCAACAGCACAGCCCTGAACAACTGTTCACCACCCTAACGCGGCAAAATCCCGATGCCTATAGCTTTTTGATACCTGTTGAAGATAACCAGTACATCTTTGGCGCCAGCCCCGAACTCCTGCTTTCACGCCAGCAGCAACAAGTTCGCAGCAACCCACTGGCCGGCTCTCGTCCGCGCAGCAGCAATACAGAAGAAAACAACCGCATCCGTAATGAGTTGTATCACTCAGCCAAAGATCGGTACGAGCACCAGTTTGTCATCGACAACATTCGCCATCAGCTCAGCAAATACTGCAATGAATACAGCGCCTCAGAAACGCCAGACATTCTTACCACCTCCACCATGTTTCACCTGTCGTCCGTATTTCAGGGACAGCTGCAACCCAGCGCCCCTGATGCCCTGAATCTTGCACTGCATCTGCATCCCACACCGGCAGTCTGTGGTACACCCACCCCAGTAGCCAAACAATTTATCCTCAGCCATGAAGGCTACAACCGTCATTACTACAGCGGGCTCAATGGATGGATGGATGCCGAAGGCAACGGCGAATGGGTCGTCACCATCCGTAATGGCCTGCTCAACCAAAACAAAATTCGCCTTTATGCCGGAGCCGGTATCGTAGTGGGCTCCGATGCCGCCACCGAATGGCTTGAAACCGAAGCCAAAATGCAAACCATGCTCAACGTATTTCAGTTTTAATAACTCGAGGAGAACCACATGCAGCCAACCATTATCGTCACCGGTGCCGCACAAGGCATCGGTGCAGCCGTAGCCCTCCGGCTTCTTCAGCAAAACTACAAAGTAATCGGTATCGACAAACAGCCCGTGCCAGCAAGCTGGCCGATACAGCAAATGATTGAACCGCCCTATGAACCCGGCTGGATTGGTATAAGTCAAGATATCAGCGCCTGTGAAGAAACCCTGATCCTACTCAACACCCTCATCGTCCAACACCACATCACCGGACTCGTCAACTGTGCCGGCATGCTCATTCTCACATCACTGCTCAACGCCACACAGGCACAATGGCAAACCAGCTTGAATGTCAACCTGCTTGGCCCCGTATCCATCAGCCAGCATATGGCACGCCATTTCTATCAGCAGCAGCAAGGCAGCATCGTCACCATCAGCTCCAACAGCGCACGCATGCCTCGTACCCAGCTCGGTCTGTATGCCACCACCAAAGCCGCGCTCAGCCATTTTTGTCGCAATCTGGCACTCGAAGTCGCCCCTTACGTCCGCGTTAATATCGTCTCCCCTGGTTCCACCCTCACCGCCATGCAGCAGCAACTCTGGCCAGATAACCAGCCACCGGCCAGCATTATTGATGGCGATTTAAGCCAATATCGCCTCGGT
This portion of the Snodgrassella alvi genome encodes:
- a CDS encoding isochorismate synthase MenF; its protein translation is MTTQKSSASQSLISNYQNQLACFASRNHHIYAQHLIHQIHMPVNSDTPFNQQITDCFNFIKAQGYPHPILIGAIPFDTNQNATLNFYSEFEQTTPNSAQQPAHTAAPNTMLHQKKLVERPVFEHSVKLALKAMNSGNMQKIVLSQATEFEFNQQHSPEQLFTTLTRQNPDAYSFLIPVEDNQYIFGASPELLLSRQQQQVRSNPLAGSRPRSSNTEENNRIRNELYHSAKDRYEHQFVIDNIRHQLSKYCNEYSASETPDILTTSTMFHLSSVFQGQLQPSAPDALNLALHLHPTPAVCGTPTPVAKQFILSHEGYNRHYYSGLNGWMDAEGNGEWVVTIRNGLLNQNKIRLYAGAGIVVGSDAATEWLETEAKMQTMLNVFQF
- a CDS encoding ATP-binding cassette domain-containing protein, encoding MNTTTTQQPHLLEVIPAATRPRLLIVSIGWILAAAAEAYAYTLLALAIVNQQSPKWVLCSALLASIITIVVTRNGFLTGVRLAGDLFAALGQALSSAKLSWFNDQRRAMLSKTAGQEIPNFMSIPAHQLQTFLHAPCLPLFICIGLAFVADAGTMLVALTMIAIAFAIQLWAQYDLNKTDARRHQTELESTTATIELVEHLTLLRTAASPARALDSIQQKWTQQENLLNKINRSAAWASLIATIANVLPMAGMALYCILSGISDEHLILATILLMGRAGAPLSELATAGLSINDLIATLRHFQQLTHPPVLPEAAETRTPHQPRLSLHNIVATPSSTAVTTDIPAGARLHVAGISGSGKSTLLQLCMRFDDPTQGEIRLDGIPLPQLTFQTLVNNMAYVAQNPIIFTGTLAENIRIGRFEASDAEIEAIARKCQLGAVIDRAETGINQSVGQQGSALSGGEQQRVAIARALIKNAPILILDEATSALDEHTEQQLINTILEQCTTLILVSHRSSAPWQPTQTLNMS
- a CDS encoding 4'-phosphopantetheinyl transferase; the encoded protein is MHIEENTFSNTNASGRNTSATIKFSHRTLNIGHSVIHQIRISFLDTTVLHELCQSHSILLPEPIRHSRPKRQLEFVAGRLAAQYALQPFGYRHITLATGTCGEPLFPESLQGSISHSIYAQHCTAVASVQKIQPAQPYMGIDIEHQQHQHNLDTRPNRLNLFLHPREQQLIATQISPQQALLIFSAKESIIKAWFHRYQHLISFSAITYQTADSHKLIFQVHAQPAAPQLAIVHYRFSQQEIITLACI
- a CDS encoding ATP-binding cassette domain-containing protein, whose product is MNDSYLSGHDAPPNLAQQWRVALPGLIGGTAIAVMAGIAMLAALWFVVKFIGNSRWLWLEYALLCWAAGAVLTAWSAWIAHQAESRFAAVLRRIVAQHLIRLPINTLARQNEQTLKQLMTNDVGSLHHMLAHLPAEIAVFTVIPLLSIMVLFYFNGLSAIWVLLPGVIASLYYLLLLPYMTRRDGHARMQVMLDIINKADEYVRGIPVYRIYGQHSSALTAYTQSTERFTQDMVRWVAKVATPAAIAVALLQAVATFAIAYWVSYTSDTTTMAATLLFSLAIVTPVLRLGHSVDYIRTGRAAAGRLKEFLQQPLLPRGKIHAIKNPPILLINHATLLQQDQPVWQDLSHTFAAGALTAITGPSGAGKTSLLNALAGLVTLSAGSVQLGQTDITALHETTIHQHILLIPQGYDVLNSSVHTNLALTAPQASQKAMQQALAKAQLSTDLATPASSLSGGEKQRLNIARAFLSSASVILLDEPTSALDEQHAQAVFQSLCELAHSTHKTIVVVTHQQALAEQADAQLVLPHGRSAA
- a CDS encoding SDR family NAD(P)-dependent oxidoreductase, which codes for MQPTIIVTGAAQGIGAAVALRLLQQNYKVIGIDKQPVPASWPIQQMIEPPYEPGWIGISQDISACEETLILLNTLIVQHHITGLVNCAGMLILTSLLNATQAQWQTSLNVNLLGPVSISQHMARHFYQQQQGSIVTISSNSARMPRTQLGLYATTKAALSHFCRNLALEVAPYVRVNIVSPGSTLTAMQQQLWPDNQPPASIIDGDLSQYRLGIPLRKLAQPADIANTVSFLLSDEAAQITMQEIVVDGGATLGV